A single Catharus ustulatus isolate bCatUst1 chromosome 7, bCatUst1.pri.v2, whole genome shotgun sequence DNA region contains:
- the LOC116998870 gene encoding formin-like protein 2 isoform X4: protein MGNAGSVDAQQTELRAHSVPLKLPMPEPGELEERFAVVLNAMNLPPDKARLLRQYDNEKKWELICDQERFQVKNPPHTYIQKLKGYLDPAVTRKKFRRRVQESTQVLRELEISLRTNHIGWVREFLNEENKGLDVLVEYLSFAQYAVTFDFESLENSVESSMDKSKPWSRSIEDLHRGSNLPSPVGNSISRSGRHSTLRLVSLPDHLELKRCHSCLAATCLWSSFPWRCADGAAARKIPYNTLPSRRTLKNSRLVSKKDDVHVCIMCLRAIMNYQYGFNMVMSHPHAVNEIALSLNNKNPRTKALVLELLAAVCLVRGGHEIILSAFDNFKEVCGEKQRFEKLMEHFRNEDNNIDFMVACMQFINIVVHSVEDMNFRVHLQYEFTKLGLDEYLDKLKHTESDKLQVQIQAYLDNVFDVGALLEDAETKNAALERVEELEENLSHLSEKLQDTENEAMAKIVELEKQLMQRNKELDVIREIYKDANSQVHTLRKMVKEKEEAIQRQSTLEKKIHELEKQGTIKIQKKGDGDISILPVALSSGMVPAGAEAVPGTCATPGAASSVPLPPPPPPLPALPGSPEAVPNGPVAVSVPPPPPPPPPPPPPPPPPPLPGPAPDSAPAPPPPPSAPPLPGTASPTVVFNSGLAAVKIKKPIKTKFRMPVFNWVALKPNQINGTVFNEIDDERILEDLNVDEFEEIFKTKAQGPAMDLTSSKQKIPQKGSNKVTLLDANRAKNLAITLRKAGKTADEICRAIHVFDLKTLPVDFVECLMRFLPTENEVKVLRLYERERKPLENLSDEDRFMMQFSKIERLMQKMTIMAFIGNFAESIQMLTPQLHAIIAASVSIKSSQKLKKILEIILALGNYMNSSKRGAVYGFKLQSLDLLLETKSTDRKQTLLHYISNVVKDKYQHVALFYNELHYVEKAAAVSLENVLLDVKELQRGLELTKREYTMHDHNTMLKDFIQSNEGKLKKLQDDAKIAQDAFDDAVKYFGENPKTTPPSVFFPVFVRFVKAYKQAEEENELRKKQEQALMEKLMEQEALMEQQDQKSPSHKSKRQQQELIAELRRRQVKDNRHVYEGKDGAIEDIITVLKTVPFTARSAKRGSRFFCDPVVPEEFHS, encoded by the exons GAGAGATTCCAAGTGAAGAATCCTCCCCACACTTACATCCAGAAGCTGAAGGGATATCTGGACCCAGCAGTGACCAGGAAG AAATTCAGGAGACGAGTCCAGGAGTCCACTCAGGTGCTCCGAGAACTGGAAATTTCCTTGAGGACAAACCACATTGG GTGGGTCAGGGAGTTCCTGAATGAAGAGAACAAGGGCCTGGATGTGCTGGTGGAATACCTGTCCTTTGCCCAGTATGCAGTCAC CTTTGACTTTGAGAGCCTGGAGAACAGCGTGGAGAGCTCCATGGACAAGTCCAAGCCCTGGAGCCGCTCCATCGAGGACCTGCACAGGGGCAGCAATCTGCCCTCCCCCGTTGGGAACAGCATCTCGCGCTCCGGCCGCCACTCCACGCTCCG ATTGGTTTCTCTGCCCGACCACCTTGAGCTCAAGCGCTGCCACAGCTGCTTGGCAGCCACCTGCCTGTGGAGCAGCTTCCCCTGGCGCTGTGCCGACGGCGCTGCCGCGCGGAAAATCCC GTACAACACGCTGCCCAGCAGGAGGACCCTGAAGAACTCGCGGTTGGTGAGCAAGAAGGACGATGTGCACGTGTGCATCATGTGCCTCAGGGCCATCATGAACTACCAG TATGGATTCAACATGGTCATGTCCCATCCTCACGCCGTCAACGAGATTGCACTGAGTTTGAACAACAAGAACCCCAG GACAAAAGCCCTGGTCCTGGAACTGCTGGCAGCAGTTTGCCTTGTCAGAGGGGGCCACGAGATCATCCTGTCTGCATTTGACAACTTTAAGGAG GTGTGTGGGGAGAAGCAGCGCTTTGAGAAGCTCATGGAGCATTTCAGGAATGAAGACAACAACATTGACTTCATG gtggccTGCATGCAGTTCATCAACATCGTGGTGCACTCCGTGGAGGACATGAACTTCCGAGTGCACCTGCAGTACGAGTTCACCAAGCTGGGCCTGGACGAGTACCTGGAT aagctgaagCACACAGAGAGTGACAAGCTGCAGGTGCAGATCCAGGCTTACCTGGACAATGTGTTTGATGtgggggctctgctggaggaCGCCGAGACCAAGAACGCGGCGCTGGAGAgggtggaggagctggaggaaaacCTTTCCCAC TTATCTGAAAAACTCCAGGACACAGAGAACGAAGCCATGGCCAAAATTGTGgaactggaaaagcagctgatgCAAAGGAACAAAGAACTGGACGTGATCAGG GAGATCTACAAGGATGCCAACAGCCAGGTTCACACCCTGAGGAAGATggtgaaggagaaggaggaggccATCCAGCGTCAGTCCACGCTGGAGAAGAAGATCCACGAGCTGGAGAAGCAGGGAACCATCAAGATCCAGAAGaaaggggatggggacatcTCCATCCTGCCCGtggccctgagctctgggatggtgccagcaggagcagaggcagtgccaggcacCTGTGCCACACCTGGAGCTGCCTCCTCAGTGCCACTGCCTCCGCCCCCACCCCCCCTGCCCGCCCTGCCAGGCTCACCCGaggcag TGCCCAACGGCCCCGTGGCAGTGTCTGTGccacctccacctcctcctccacctcctcctccccctcctcctcctcctcctcctctcccaggtCCAGCTCCAGACTCGGCTCCGgcgccgcctccgccgcccTCGGCTCCCCCCCTGCCCGGCACAGCCTCACCCACCGTGGTCTTCAACTCTGGCCTGGCAG ctgtgaaGATCAAGAAGCCCATCAAGACCAAGTTCCGCATGCCCGTCTTCAACTGGGTGGCGCTGAAACCCAACCAGATCAACGGCACGGTGTTCAACGAGATCGACGACGAGCGCATTCTCGAG gaTCTAAACGTGGATGAATTCGAGgaaatattcaaaacaaaagCCCAGGGCCCAGCCATGGACCTGACTTCCAGCAAGCAGAAGATCCCTCAGAAAGGATCCAACAAAGTCACTCTGCTGGATGCCAACAGAGCCAAGAACTTGGCCATCACCCTGCGGAAAGCCGGGAAAACGGCGGACGAGATCTGCAGGGCCATCCACGT CTTTGACCTGAAGACGCTGCCGGTGGATTTTGTGGAGTGCCTGATGCGCTTCCTGCCCACGGAGAACGAGGTGAAGGTGCTGAGGCTCTACGAGAGGGAGAGGAAGCCCCTGGAGAACCTGTCAGATGAGGACAGGTTCATGATGCAGTTCAGCAAGATCGAGAGGCTCATGCAGAAAATGACCATCATGGCCTTCATCGGCAACTTCGCCGAGAGCATCCAGATGCTCACCCCG CAACTCCACGCCATCATCGCTGCCTCTGTGTCCATAAAGTCATCccaaaaactgaagaaaatccTGGAG ATCATCCTGGCTCTTGGCAATTACATGAACAGCAGCAAACGAGGGGCTGTCTATGGATTTAAGCTGCAGAGTTTAGACCTG ctcctggagacGAAGTCGACGGACCGGAAGCAGACGCTGCTGCACTACATCTCCAACGTGGTGAAGGACAAGTACCAGCACGTGGCCCTGTTCTACAACGAGCTGCACTACgtggagaaggcagcagcag tgtccctggagAACGTCCTGCTGGATGTGAAGGAGCTGCAGCGGGGCCTGGAGCTCACCAAGCGCGAGTACACCATGCATGACCACAACACCATGCTCAAGGACTTCATCCAGAGCAACGAGGGCAAGCTCAAGAAGCTGCAGGACGATGCCAAAATAGCCCAG GATGCCTTTGATGatgctgtgaaatattttggggAGAATCCCAAGACAACCCCACCCTCGGTATTCTTCCCGGTGTTTGTCCGCTTTGTGAAGGCCTACAAG caagcagaggaggaaaacgAGCTGAGGAAAAAACAGGAGCAGGCCTTAATGGAAAAACTCATGGAGCAAGAAGCGTtgatggagcagcaggaccaAAAG TCCCCCTCCCACAAGAGCaagcggcagcagcaggagctgatcGCGGAGCTGCGGCGCCGGCAGGTCAAGGACAACCGGCACGTGTACGAGGGCAAGGACGGGGCCATCGAGGACATCATCACAG TGCTCAAGACGGTGCCGTTCACCGCCCGCAGCGCCAAGCGCGGCTCTCGCTTCTTCTGCGACCCCGTTGTCCCCGAGGAATTCCATTCCTAA
- the LOC116998870 gene encoding formin-like protein 2 isoform X6, translating into MGNAGSVDAQQTELRAHSVPLKLPMPEPGELEERFAVVLNAMNLPPDKARLLRQYDNEKKWELICDQERFQVKNPPHTYIQKLKGYLDPAVTRKKFRRRVQESTQVLRELEISLRTNHIGWVREFLNEENKGLDVLVEYLSFAQYAVTFDFESLENSVESSMDKSKPWSRSIEDLHRGSNLPSPVGNSISRSGRHSTLRYNTLPSRRTLKNSRLVSKKDDVHVCIMCLRAIMNYQYGFNMVMSHPHAVNEIALSLNNKNPRTKALVLELLAAVCLVRGGHEIILSAFDNFKEVCGEKQRFEKLMEHFRNEDNNIDFMVACMQFINIVVHSVEDMNFRVHLQYEFTKLGLDEYLDKLKHTESDKLQVQIQAYLDNVFDVGALLEDAETKNAALERVEELEENLSHLSEKLQDTENEAMAKIVELEKQLMQRNKELDVIREIYKDANSQVHTLRKMVKEKEEAIQRQSTLEKKIHELEKQGTIKIQKKGDGDISILPVALSSGMVPAGAEAVPGTCATPGAASSVPLPPPPPPLPALPGSPEAVPNGPVAVSVPPPPPPPPPPPPPPPPPPLPGPAPDSAPAPPPPPSAPPLPGTASPTVVFNSGLAAVKIKKPIKTKFRMPVFNWVALKPNQINGTVFNEIDDERILEDLNVDEFEEIFKTKAQGPAMDLTSSKQKIPQKGSNKVTLLDANRAKNLAITLRKAGKTADEICRAIHVFDLKTLPVDFVECLMRFLPTENEVKVLRLYERERKPLENLSDEDRFMMQFSKIERLMQKMTIMAFIGNFAESIQMLTPQLHAIIAASVSIKSSQKLKKILEIILALGNYMNSSKRGAVYGFKLQSLDLLLETKSTDRKQTLLHYISNVVKDKYQHVALFYNELHYVEKAAAVSLENVLLDVKELQRGLELTKREYTMHDHNTMLKDFIQSNEGKLKKLQDDAKIAQDAFDDAVKYFGENPKTTPPSVFFPVFVRFVKAYKQAEEENELRKKQEQALMEKLMEQEALMEQQDQKSPSHKSKRQQQELIAELRRRQVKDNRHVYEGKDGAIEDIITDLRNQPYRRADALRRSVRRRFDEHGLRSNGAELAM; encoded by the exons GAGAGATTCCAAGTGAAGAATCCTCCCCACACTTACATCCAGAAGCTGAAGGGATATCTGGACCCAGCAGTGACCAGGAAG AAATTCAGGAGACGAGTCCAGGAGTCCACTCAGGTGCTCCGAGAACTGGAAATTTCCTTGAGGACAAACCACATTGG GTGGGTCAGGGAGTTCCTGAATGAAGAGAACAAGGGCCTGGATGTGCTGGTGGAATACCTGTCCTTTGCCCAGTATGCAGTCAC CTTTGACTTTGAGAGCCTGGAGAACAGCGTGGAGAGCTCCATGGACAAGTCCAAGCCCTGGAGCCGCTCCATCGAGGACCTGCACAGGGGCAGCAATCTGCCCTCCCCCGTTGGGAACAGCATCTCGCGCTCCGGCCGCCACTCCACGCTCCG GTACAACACGCTGCCCAGCAGGAGGACCCTGAAGAACTCGCGGTTGGTGAGCAAGAAGGACGATGTGCACGTGTGCATCATGTGCCTCAGGGCCATCATGAACTACCAG TATGGATTCAACATGGTCATGTCCCATCCTCACGCCGTCAACGAGATTGCACTGAGTTTGAACAACAAGAACCCCAG GACAAAAGCCCTGGTCCTGGAACTGCTGGCAGCAGTTTGCCTTGTCAGAGGGGGCCACGAGATCATCCTGTCTGCATTTGACAACTTTAAGGAG GTGTGTGGGGAGAAGCAGCGCTTTGAGAAGCTCATGGAGCATTTCAGGAATGAAGACAACAACATTGACTTCATG gtggccTGCATGCAGTTCATCAACATCGTGGTGCACTCCGTGGAGGACATGAACTTCCGAGTGCACCTGCAGTACGAGTTCACCAAGCTGGGCCTGGACGAGTACCTGGAT aagctgaagCACACAGAGAGTGACAAGCTGCAGGTGCAGATCCAGGCTTACCTGGACAATGTGTTTGATGtgggggctctgctggaggaCGCCGAGACCAAGAACGCGGCGCTGGAGAgggtggaggagctggaggaaaacCTTTCCCAC TTATCTGAAAAACTCCAGGACACAGAGAACGAAGCCATGGCCAAAATTGTGgaactggaaaagcagctgatgCAAAGGAACAAAGAACTGGACGTGATCAGG GAGATCTACAAGGATGCCAACAGCCAGGTTCACACCCTGAGGAAGATggtgaaggagaaggaggaggccATCCAGCGTCAGTCCACGCTGGAGAAGAAGATCCACGAGCTGGAGAAGCAGGGAACCATCAAGATCCAGAAGaaaggggatggggacatcTCCATCCTGCCCGtggccctgagctctgggatggtgccagcaggagcagaggcagtgccaggcacCTGTGCCACACCTGGAGCTGCCTCCTCAGTGCCACTGCCTCCGCCCCCACCCCCCCTGCCCGCCCTGCCAGGCTCACCCGaggcag TGCCCAACGGCCCCGTGGCAGTGTCTGTGccacctccacctcctcctccacctcctcctccccctcctcctcctcctcctcctctcccaggtCCAGCTCCAGACTCGGCTCCGgcgccgcctccgccgcccTCGGCTCCCCCCCTGCCCGGCACAGCCTCACCCACCGTGGTCTTCAACTCTGGCCTGGCAG ctgtgaaGATCAAGAAGCCCATCAAGACCAAGTTCCGCATGCCCGTCTTCAACTGGGTGGCGCTGAAACCCAACCAGATCAACGGCACGGTGTTCAACGAGATCGACGACGAGCGCATTCTCGAG gaTCTAAACGTGGATGAATTCGAGgaaatattcaaaacaaaagCCCAGGGCCCAGCCATGGACCTGACTTCCAGCAAGCAGAAGATCCCTCAGAAAGGATCCAACAAAGTCACTCTGCTGGATGCCAACAGAGCCAAGAACTTGGCCATCACCCTGCGGAAAGCCGGGAAAACGGCGGACGAGATCTGCAGGGCCATCCACGT CTTTGACCTGAAGACGCTGCCGGTGGATTTTGTGGAGTGCCTGATGCGCTTCCTGCCCACGGAGAACGAGGTGAAGGTGCTGAGGCTCTACGAGAGGGAGAGGAAGCCCCTGGAGAACCTGTCAGATGAGGACAGGTTCATGATGCAGTTCAGCAAGATCGAGAGGCTCATGCAGAAAATGACCATCATGGCCTTCATCGGCAACTTCGCCGAGAGCATCCAGATGCTCACCCCG CAACTCCACGCCATCATCGCTGCCTCTGTGTCCATAAAGTCATCccaaaaactgaagaaaatccTGGAG ATCATCCTGGCTCTTGGCAATTACATGAACAGCAGCAAACGAGGGGCTGTCTATGGATTTAAGCTGCAGAGTTTAGACCTG ctcctggagacGAAGTCGACGGACCGGAAGCAGACGCTGCTGCACTACATCTCCAACGTGGTGAAGGACAAGTACCAGCACGTGGCCCTGTTCTACAACGAGCTGCACTACgtggagaaggcagcagcag tgtccctggagAACGTCCTGCTGGATGTGAAGGAGCTGCAGCGGGGCCTGGAGCTCACCAAGCGCGAGTACACCATGCATGACCACAACACCATGCTCAAGGACTTCATCCAGAGCAACGAGGGCAAGCTCAAGAAGCTGCAGGACGATGCCAAAATAGCCCAG GATGCCTTTGATGatgctgtgaaatattttggggAGAATCCCAAGACAACCCCACCCTCGGTATTCTTCCCGGTGTTTGTCCGCTTTGTGAAGGCCTACAAG caagcagaggaggaaaacgAGCTGAGGAAAAAACAGGAGCAGGCCTTAATGGAAAAACTCATGGAGCAAGAAGCGTtgatggagcagcaggaccaAAAG TCCCCCTCCCACAAGAGCaagcggcagcagcaggagctgatcGCGGAGCTGCGGCGCCGGCAGGTCAAGGACAACCGGCACGTGTACGAGGGCAAGGACGGGGCCATCGAGGACATCATCACAG
- the LOC116998870 gene encoding formin-like protein 2 isoform X2: MGNAGSVDAQQTELRAHSVPLKLPMPEPGELEERFAVVLNAMNLPPDKARLLRQYDNEKKWELICDQERFQVKNPPHTYIQKLKGYLDPAVTRKKFRRRVQESTQVLRELEISLRTNHIGWVREFLNEENKGLDVLVEYLSFAQYAVTFDFESLENSVESSMDKSKPWSRSIEDLHRGSNLPSPVGNSISRSGRHSTLRLVSLPDHLELKRCHSCLAATCLWSSFPWRCADGAAARKIPYNTLPSRRTLKNSRLVSKKDDVHVCIMCLRAIMNYQYGFNMVMSHPHAVNEIALSLNNKNPRTKALVLELLAAVCLVRGGHEIILSAFDNFKEVCGEKQRFEKLMEHFRNEDNNIDFMVACMQFINIVVHSVEDMNFRVHLQYEFTKLGLDEYLDKLKHTESDKLQVQIQAYLDNVFDVGALLEDAETKNAALERVEELEENLSHLSEKLQDTENEAMAKIVELEKQLMQRNKELDVIREIYKDANSQVHTLRKMVKEKEEAIQRQSTLEKKIHELEKQGTIKIQKKGDGDISILPVALSSGMVPAGAEAVPGTCATPGAASSVPLPPPPPPLPALPGSPEAVPNGPVAVSVPPPPPPPPPPPPPPPPPPLPGPAPDSAPAPPPPPSAPPLPGTASPTVVFNSGLADGPIKLFSVKIKKPIKTKFRMPVFNWVALKPNQINGTVFNEIDDERILEDLNVDEFEEIFKTKAQGPAMDLTSSKQKIPQKGSNKVTLLDANRAKNLAITLRKAGKTADEICRAIHVFDLKTLPVDFVECLMRFLPTENEVKVLRLYERERKPLENLSDEDRFMMQFSKIERLMQKMTIMAFIGNFAESIQMLTPQLHAIIAASVSIKSSQKLKKILEIILALGNYMNSSKRGAVYGFKLQSLDLLLETKSTDRKQTLLHYISNVVKDKYQHVALFYNELHYVEKAAAVSLENVLLDVKELQRGLELTKREYTMHDHNTMLKDFIQSNEGKLKKLQDDAKIAQDAFDDAVKYFGENPKTTPPSVFFPVFVRFVKAYKQAEEENELRKKQEQALMEKLMEQEALMEQQDQKSPSHKSKRQQQELIAELRRRQVKDNRHVYEGKDGAIEDIITVLKTVPFTARSAKRGSRFFCDPVVPEEFHS; this comes from the exons GAGAGATTCCAAGTGAAGAATCCTCCCCACACTTACATCCAGAAGCTGAAGGGATATCTGGACCCAGCAGTGACCAGGAAG AAATTCAGGAGACGAGTCCAGGAGTCCACTCAGGTGCTCCGAGAACTGGAAATTTCCTTGAGGACAAACCACATTGG GTGGGTCAGGGAGTTCCTGAATGAAGAGAACAAGGGCCTGGATGTGCTGGTGGAATACCTGTCCTTTGCCCAGTATGCAGTCAC CTTTGACTTTGAGAGCCTGGAGAACAGCGTGGAGAGCTCCATGGACAAGTCCAAGCCCTGGAGCCGCTCCATCGAGGACCTGCACAGGGGCAGCAATCTGCCCTCCCCCGTTGGGAACAGCATCTCGCGCTCCGGCCGCCACTCCACGCTCCG ATTGGTTTCTCTGCCCGACCACCTTGAGCTCAAGCGCTGCCACAGCTGCTTGGCAGCCACCTGCCTGTGGAGCAGCTTCCCCTGGCGCTGTGCCGACGGCGCTGCCGCGCGGAAAATCCC GTACAACACGCTGCCCAGCAGGAGGACCCTGAAGAACTCGCGGTTGGTGAGCAAGAAGGACGATGTGCACGTGTGCATCATGTGCCTCAGGGCCATCATGAACTACCAG TATGGATTCAACATGGTCATGTCCCATCCTCACGCCGTCAACGAGATTGCACTGAGTTTGAACAACAAGAACCCCAG GACAAAAGCCCTGGTCCTGGAACTGCTGGCAGCAGTTTGCCTTGTCAGAGGGGGCCACGAGATCATCCTGTCTGCATTTGACAACTTTAAGGAG GTGTGTGGGGAGAAGCAGCGCTTTGAGAAGCTCATGGAGCATTTCAGGAATGAAGACAACAACATTGACTTCATG gtggccTGCATGCAGTTCATCAACATCGTGGTGCACTCCGTGGAGGACATGAACTTCCGAGTGCACCTGCAGTACGAGTTCACCAAGCTGGGCCTGGACGAGTACCTGGAT aagctgaagCACACAGAGAGTGACAAGCTGCAGGTGCAGATCCAGGCTTACCTGGACAATGTGTTTGATGtgggggctctgctggaggaCGCCGAGACCAAGAACGCGGCGCTGGAGAgggtggaggagctggaggaaaacCTTTCCCAC TTATCTGAAAAACTCCAGGACACAGAGAACGAAGCCATGGCCAAAATTGTGgaactggaaaagcagctgatgCAAAGGAACAAAGAACTGGACGTGATCAGG GAGATCTACAAGGATGCCAACAGCCAGGTTCACACCCTGAGGAAGATggtgaaggagaaggaggaggccATCCAGCGTCAGTCCACGCTGGAGAAGAAGATCCACGAGCTGGAGAAGCAGGGAACCATCAAGATCCAGAAGaaaggggatggggacatcTCCATCCTGCCCGtggccctgagctctgggatggtgccagcaggagcagaggcagtgccaggcacCTGTGCCACACCTGGAGCTGCCTCCTCAGTGCCACTGCCTCCGCCCCCACCCCCCCTGCCCGCCCTGCCAGGCTCACCCGaggcag TGCCCAACGGCCCCGTGGCAGTGTCTGTGccacctccacctcctcctccacctcctcctccccctcctcctcctcctcctcctctcccaggtCCAGCTCCAGACTCGGCTCCGgcgccgcctccgccgcccTCGGCTCCCCCCCTGCCCGGCACAGCCTCACCCACCGTGGTCTTCAACTCTGGCCTGGCAG ATGGGCCCATCAAGCTCTTCT ctgtgaaGATCAAGAAGCCCATCAAGACCAAGTTCCGCATGCCCGTCTTCAACTGGGTGGCGCTGAAACCCAACCAGATCAACGGCACGGTGTTCAACGAGATCGACGACGAGCGCATTCTCGAG gaTCTAAACGTGGATGAATTCGAGgaaatattcaaaacaaaagCCCAGGGCCCAGCCATGGACCTGACTTCCAGCAAGCAGAAGATCCCTCAGAAAGGATCCAACAAAGTCACTCTGCTGGATGCCAACAGAGCCAAGAACTTGGCCATCACCCTGCGGAAAGCCGGGAAAACGGCGGACGAGATCTGCAGGGCCATCCACGT CTTTGACCTGAAGACGCTGCCGGTGGATTTTGTGGAGTGCCTGATGCGCTTCCTGCCCACGGAGAACGAGGTGAAGGTGCTGAGGCTCTACGAGAGGGAGAGGAAGCCCCTGGAGAACCTGTCAGATGAGGACAGGTTCATGATGCAGTTCAGCAAGATCGAGAGGCTCATGCAGAAAATGACCATCATGGCCTTCATCGGCAACTTCGCCGAGAGCATCCAGATGCTCACCCCG CAACTCCACGCCATCATCGCTGCCTCTGTGTCCATAAAGTCATCccaaaaactgaagaaaatccTGGAG ATCATCCTGGCTCTTGGCAATTACATGAACAGCAGCAAACGAGGGGCTGTCTATGGATTTAAGCTGCAGAGTTTAGACCTG ctcctggagacGAAGTCGACGGACCGGAAGCAGACGCTGCTGCACTACATCTCCAACGTGGTGAAGGACAAGTACCAGCACGTGGCCCTGTTCTACAACGAGCTGCACTACgtggagaaggcagcagcag tgtccctggagAACGTCCTGCTGGATGTGAAGGAGCTGCAGCGGGGCCTGGAGCTCACCAAGCGCGAGTACACCATGCATGACCACAACACCATGCTCAAGGACTTCATCCAGAGCAACGAGGGCAAGCTCAAGAAGCTGCAGGACGATGCCAAAATAGCCCAG GATGCCTTTGATGatgctgtgaaatattttggggAGAATCCCAAGACAACCCCACCCTCGGTATTCTTCCCGGTGTTTGTCCGCTTTGTGAAGGCCTACAAG caagcagaggaggaaaacgAGCTGAGGAAAAAACAGGAGCAGGCCTTAATGGAAAAACTCATGGAGCAAGAAGCGTtgatggagcagcaggaccaAAAG TCCCCCTCCCACAAGAGCaagcggcagcagcaggagctgatcGCGGAGCTGCGGCGCCGGCAGGTCAAGGACAACCGGCACGTGTACGAGGGCAAGGACGGGGCCATCGAGGACATCATCACAG TGCTCAAGACGGTGCCGTTCACCGCCCGCAGCGCCAAGCGCGGCTCTCGCTTCTTCTGCGACCCCGTTGTCCCCGAGGAATTCCATTCCTAA